In one Terriglobales bacterium genomic region, the following are encoded:
- a CDS encoding glycoside hydrolase, whose protein sequence is MKRLRWLLVLLGLASPLVAQQVSPSLYQDMRWRLIGPFRGGRTVAVTGVPGKQNVFYMAANNGGAWKSTDFARTWQPIFDGQPSGSIGALAVAPSNPDIIYIGSGEGLQRPDLSTGDGIYKSTDGGKTWQHLGLRDGRQIPVVLVDPRDPNRVFAAVLGHPYGPNQERGVFRSTDGGNSWQKILYKDENTGAVDLAFDPKNTQTLYAVLWSGRRPPWTTGGTMLGPGSGIFKSTDGGNTWQPLTKGLPTSAEGLGRIGLGISPNHPSRIYATVQANAEHGGIYRSDDAGQTWNRVNNENRVYGRADDFAEVKVDPRNPDVVYSANTSTYRSTDGGYTFTAIKGAPGGDDYHRIWINPENPDIILMGSDQGATLSVNGGATWSTWYNQPTAQFYHVITDDRFPYWVYGAQQESGSVGTASRSDYGEITFRDWHTVGVEEYGYVAPDPLNPNLIYGGKASRYDLVTTQAQEISPVVLRTGKYRFNRTAPLIFSPVDKRALYLGSNVLFKTTDGGQSWQIISPDLTRDHPGVPPNLGNFAAKEKTEHRGVIYSIGPSFKDANLLWVGSDDGLIHVTRDGGKTWQNVTPPELTPWSKVAQIEAGHFDDNTCYAAVNRFRLDDMHPYIYRTHDGGETWQKITTGLPDSPVNTVREDPERKGLLFAGTETGIWISWDDGDHWQSLQLNLPATSMRDLVVHGDDVVVGTHGRSFWILDDVTPLRQISAEAAQAPAHLFRPQVAYRMRRSTNTDTPLPPEEPAGQNPPDGAVIDYLLKAESGPVALEIYDSSVKLVRRYASTDPPEEIDPRKLNVPASWARSPRVPPTSAGMHRWVWDLHYPSPAVMKKDLPISAIPHDTPFAPQGPRALPGEYTVKLIAGGRTLSQKFTVKMDPRVTTPAAGLARQFETEMKIAAALRQDYDALQQVRSVRAQLKNLLMPAKSLPGPVAEGINDLEKSLASLEGKEGEFGSRADSSSLAGLNSSLATVYEHVDSADAQPTSQAVATVGDLQRALSPLLDKWEQIKTRDVPALNEKLRSANLAPVQISGGAK, encoded by the coding sequence ATGAAACGTTTGCGCTGGTTGCTCGTGCTGCTTGGTCTGGCTTCGCCCCTGGTTGCCCAGCAGGTCAGTCCGTCGCTGTACCAGGACATGCGCTGGAGATTGATTGGCCCGTTTCGCGGCGGGCGGACCGTCGCCGTGACTGGAGTTCCCGGCAAGCAGAACGTCTTCTACATGGCGGCCAACAATGGCGGCGCGTGGAAGAGCACCGACTTCGCGCGCACGTGGCAGCCCATATTCGACGGGCAGCCGAGCGGTTCGATCGGCGCCTTGGCGGTAGCGCCGTCCAATCCTGACATCATTTATATCGGCAGCGGCGAGGGACTGCAGCGCCCTGACCTCTCCACCGGCGACGGAATCTACAAATCGACCGACGGCGGCAAGACCTGGCAACATCTCGGATTGCGCGACGGCAGGCAGATCCCGGTGGTCCTGGTCGATCCCCGCGATCCCAACCGCGTGTTCGCCGCCGTCCTCGGTCATCCCTATGGGCCGAACCAGGAGCGCGGCGTCTTTCGCTCCACCGACGGCGGGAATAGCTGGCAGAAGATTCTTTACAAGGATGAGAACACGGGCGCGGTCGACCTTGCCTTCGATCCCAAGAACACGCAAACGCTCTACGCCGTACTGTGGTCCGGACGCAGGCCACCGTGGACGACCGGCGGAACCATGCTGGGTCCGGGCAGCGGGATATTCAAATCCACCGACGGCGGCAATACCTGGCAGCCGCTGACCAAGGGCCTGCCGACGTCGGCGGAAGGCTTGGGGAGGATCGGGCTGGGAATCTCGCCCAATCATCCAAGCCGCATTTACGCCACGGTGCAGGCGAACGCGGAGCACGGCGGAATTTACCGCTCCGACGATGCCGGCCAGACCTGGAACCGCGTCAACAACGAGAATCGTGTCTATGGCCGCGCCGACGACTTTGCCGAGGTAAAGGTCGATCCCAGAAATCCGGACGTCGTGTACTCCGCCAACACCTCGACCTATCGCTCCACCGACGGCGGATACACATTTACCGCGATCAAGGGCGCGCCGGGCGGCGATGACTATCACCGCATTTGGATCAATCCCGAAAATCCCGACATCATCCTAATGGGCAGTGACCAGGGCGCGACGCTCAGCGTCAACGGCGGCGCAACCTGGAGCACTTGGTATAACCAGCCGACGGCGCAGTTCTATCACGTGATCACCGACGACCGCTTTCCCTACTGGGTGTACGGCGCCCAGCAGGAGAGCGGCTCCGTTGGCACGGCGAGCCGCAGCGATTACGGCGAAATTACCTTTCGTGACTGGCACACGGTCGGGGTAGAGGAGTACGGCTACGTCGCGCCCGATCCCCTGAACCCCAACCTTATCTACGGCGGAAAAGCGTCGCGGTACGACCTGGTGACAACCCAGGCGCAGGAAATCTCGCCGGTGGTTCTGCGAACCGGGAAATATCGCTTCAACCGGACGGCCCCGCTGATTTTCTCCCCGGTGGACAAGCGCGCGTTGTATCTCGGTTCCAACGTGCTGTTCAAGACGACCGACGGAGGCCAGAGCTGGCAGATCATCAGCCCCGACTTGACCCGCGACCATCCCGGCGTGCCGCCCAACCTCGGCAACTTCGCGGCCAAGGAGAAGACGGAACATCGTGGCGTGATCTACAGCATCGGGCCTTCGTTCAAGGATGCAAACCTGCTTTGGGTGGGGAGCGATGATGGCCTGATCCACGTCACACGTGACGGTGGCAAGACCTGGCAAAACGTTACGCCTCCGGAGCTGACGCCGTGGAGCAAGGTGGCGCAGATCGAGGCCGGACACTTCGACGACAACACCTGTTACGCCGCCGTGAACCGCTTCCGTCTCGACGACATGCATCCCTACATTTACCGCACCCACGATGGTGGCGAGACGTGGCAAAAAATCACCACCGGATTGCCCGACTCGCCGGTCAACACCGTGCGTGAAGATCCGGAGCGCAAGGGCCTGTTGTTTGCCGGCACCGAAACCGGCATCTGGATTTCATGGGACGACGGCGATCACTGGCAGTCGTTGCAGCTGAACCTGCCGGCAACGTCGATGCGCGACCTGGTGGTGCATGGCGACGATGTGGTGGTGGGCACTCACGGGCGCTCGTTCTGGATTTTGGATGACGTTACGCCGCTGCGCCAGATATCGGCCGAGGCTGCACAGGCGCCGGCGCACCTGTTCCGGCCGCAGGTCGCATATCGCATGCGGCGCAGCACCAACACCGACACGCCGCTGCCGCCAGAGGAGCCCGCCGGGCAAAATCCCCCCGACGGTGCGGTCATCGATTACCTGCTGAAAGCGGAGAGTGGGCCGGTGGCGCTGGAGATTTACGATTCCTCGGTCAAGCTGGTGCGCCGCTATGCCAGTACCGATCCGCCCGAGGAGATAGATCCCAGGAAGTTGAACGTACCTGCATCCTGGGCGCGGTCGCCGCGAGTGCCGCCCACATCGGCGGGCATGCATCGCTGGGTTTGGGACCTGCATTATCCTTCGCCGGCAGTGATGAAAAAGGACCTGCCGATTTCGGCGATTCCGCACGACACGCCGTTTGCGCCGCAAGGGCCGAGGGCGCTGCCGGGCGAATACACGGTAAAGCTCATTGCGGGTGGTCGGACTTTGTCGCAGAAGTTCACGGTCAAAATGGACCCGCGCGTCACCACGCCCGCGGCTGGCCTGGCGCGGCAATTCGAAACGGAGATGAAAATCGCCGCAGCGCTGCGGCAGGATTACGACGCGCTACAGCAGGTGCGCTCGGTTCGCGCGCAGTTGAAAAACCTGCTGATGCCGGCCAAGTCTCTTCCCGGCCCGGTTGCCGAGGGCATTAACGATCTGGAGAAATCGTTGGCTTCGCTGGAAGGTAAAGAGGGCGAGTTCGGCTCACGCGCTGACTCCAGCAGCCTGGCAGGGCTGAACAGCAGCCTGGCGACGGTGTACGAGCACGTGGATAGCGCGGACGCGCAGCCCACTTCGCAGGCGGTCGCGACGGTCGGGGATTTGCAGCGGGCGTTGTCTCCGCTGCTTGATAAATGGGAGCAGATCAAGACGCGTGATGTGCCGGCGCTTAACGAGAAACTGCGGTCGGCAAACTTGGCGCCTGTACAGATTTCCGGCGGCGCTAAGTAA
- a CDS encoding DUF2846 domain-containing protein, translating to MKRAMVVAVLLLACAVLAEDVGTITIYRLSDHRRGWKPAAFCDNQQIAEMQGGKYVTLNVSAGKHTFTSSKEKNRVEIDVKPGEQYFIRINEPGELELVPGVQGRQQIVLMSPLEPAKVHPGVCRAGAAQ from the coding sequence ATGAAGCGAGCCATGGTCGTGGCGGTTCTGCTATTGGCGTGCGCTGTCCTGGCGGAGGATGTCGGCACCATCACCATCTACCGGCTCTCCGATCATCGGCGTGGATGGAAACCGGCGGCCTTCTGTGACAATCAGCAGATCGCCGAGATGCAGGGCGGCAAGTACGTTACCTTGAATGTGAGCGCAGGCAAGCACACGTTCACTTCGAGCAAAGAGAAAAACCGCGTCGAGATCGACGTCAAGCCCGGTGAGCAGTACTTCATCCGCATCAATGAGCCCGGCGAACTGGAGTTGGTTCCAGGCGTGCAGGGCAGGCAGCAGATCGTTCTCATGTCGCCCCTGGAGCCGGCGAAAGTTCACCCCGGAGTCTGCAGGGCAGGCGCCGCGCAATGA